A window of Streptomyces marispadix contains these coding sequences:
- a CDS encoding DUF3151 domain-containing protein, protein MSIHENLLGGPPPTHLPDDPGPRELLASGTAPVEVAAKHPASSLAWALLADDAFEAGRVVESYAYARTGYHRGLDALRRNGWKGHGPVPFEHEPNRGFLRSLHALARAAQAIGEHEEYERCSTFLKESSPTAAATLS, encoded by the coding sequence ATGAGCATCCACGAGAACCTGCTCGGGGGCCCGCCCCCGACCCACCTGCCCGACGACCCCGGCCCGCGCGAGCTGCTCGCCTCCGGGACCGCGCCCGTCGAGGTGGCCGCCAAGCATCCGGCGTCGTCGCTGGCGTGGGCGCTGCTCGCGGACGACGCCTTCGAGGCGGGGAGGGTCGTCGAGTCCTACGCGTACGCGCGCACCGGCTACCACCGCGGCCTCGACGCGCTGCGCCGCAACGGCTGGAAGGGCCATGGGCCCGTGCCGTTCGAACATGAGCCGAACCGCGGCTTCCTGCGCTCGCTGCACGCGCTGGCGCGGGCAGCGCAGGCCATCGGGGAGCACGAGGAGTACGAGCGCTGCTCGACGTTCCTCAAGGAGAGTTCGCCCACGGCCGCGGCGACCCTTTCGTAG
- the fbaA gene encoding class II fructose-bisphosphate aldolase: MPIATPEVYNEMFDRAKAGKFAYPAINVTSTQTLHAALRGFAEAESDGIVQISTGGAEFLGGQYSKDMVSGAVALAEFAHIVAKKYPVNIALHTDHCPKDKLDGYVRPLLAVSKERVDAGQNPLFQSHMWDGSAETLKDNLEIGEELLAQAAAAKIILEVEITPTGGEEDGISHEINDELYTTVDDALRTAEALGLGEKGRYLLAASFGNVHGVYKPGNVVLRPELLKDLQEGVAAKSGKQNPFDFVFHGGSGSTDTEIATALENGVVKMNLDTDTQYAFSRPVADHMFRNYDGVLKVDGEVGNKKVYDPRSWGKAAEKSMAERVQQACANLRSTGTRLK, encoded by the coding sequence ATGCCCATCGCGACCCCCGAGGTCTACAACGAGATGTTCGACCGGGCGAAGGCGGGCAAGTTCGCCTACCCCGCCATCAACGTCACCTCGACGCAGACCCTGCACGCCGCGCTGCGCGGCTTCGCGGAGGCCGAGAGCGACGGCATCGTCCAGATCTCCACGGGCGGCGCCGAGTTCCTCGGCGGGCAGTACAGCAAGGACATGGTGAGCGGTGCCGTGGCGCTGGCCGAGTTCGCGCACATCGTCGCGAAGAAGTACCCGGTCAACATCGCCCTGCACACCGACCACTGCCCGAAGGACAAGCTCGACGGTTACGTGCGTCCGCTGCTGGCCGTCTCCAAGGAGCGCGTGGACGCGGGCCAGAACCCGCTCTTCCAGTCGCACATGTGGGACGGCTCCGCCGAGACGCTGAAGGACAACCTGGAGATCGGCGAGGAGCTGCTGGCCCAGGCCGCCGCCGCGAAGATCATCCTCGAGGTCGAGATCACCCCGACCGGCGGCGAGGAGGACGGCATCAGCCACGAGATCAACGACGAGCTGTACACGACCGTCGACGACGCGCTGCGCACCGCCGAGGCCCTGGGCCTGGGCGAGAAGGGCCGCTACCTGCTGGCCGCCTCGTTCGGCAATGTGCACGGCGTCTACAAGCCGGGCAACGTCGTCCTCCGCCCCGAGCTGCTGAAGGACCTCCAGGAGGGCGTGGCCGCGAAGTCCGGCAAGCAGAACCCGTTCGACTTCGTCTTCCACGGCGGCTCCGGCTCCACGGACACCGAGATCGCCACGGCGCTGGAGAACGGCGTCGTGAAGATGAACCTGGACACCGACACCCAGTACGCCTTCTCCCGTCCCGTCGCGGACCACATGTTCCGTAACTACGACGGTGTGCTGAAGGTCGACGGCGAGGTCGGCAACAAGAAGGTCTACGACCCGCGTAGCTGGGGCAAGGCGGCCGAGAAGAGCATGGCCGAGCGCGTGCAGCAGGCGTGCGCGAACCTGCGCTCGACCGGCACCCGGCTGAAGTAG
- the pyrE gene encoding orotate phosphoribosyltransferase, translated as MSTGDALLRQIKEKAVVHGRVTLSSGQEADFYIDLRRITLDGEAAPLAGQVMLDLTEGLDFDAVGGLTLGADPVASAMLHAAAARGRRLDAFVVRKAGKAHGLQRRIEGPDIAGRRVLIVEDTSTTGNSPLTAVEAAREAGAEVVAVATIVERGAAGAVEQAGLPYLHAYDLADLGLA; from the coding sequence ATGAGCACTGGAGACGCGCTGCTGCGGCAGATCAAGGAAAAGGCCGTCGTGCACGGCAGGGTCACCCTCTCCTCCGGCCAGGAGGCCGACTTCTACATCGACCTGCGCCGCATCACCCTCGACGGGGAGGCCGCGCCGCTCGCCGGGCAGGTCATGTTGGACCTCACCGAGGGGCTCGACTTCGACGCCGTCGGCGGGCTGACGCTCGGCGCCGACCCCGTGGCCTCGGCGATGCTGCATGCGGCGGCGGCCAGGGGCCGGAGGCTGGACGCGTTCGTCGTACGCAAGGCGGGCAAGGCGCATGGTCTTCAGCGCCGCATCGAGGGTCCGGACATCGCCGGGCGGCGGGTGCTGATCGTCGAGGACACCTCGACCACCGGCAACTCCCCGCTCACCGCCGTCGAGGCCGCCCGTGAGGCGGGCGCGGAGGTCGTGGCGGTGGCGACCATCGTCGAGCGCGGTGCGGCGGGTGCCGTCGAGCAGGCGGGCCTGCCGTATCTGCACGCGTACGACCTGGCGGACCTCGGTCTGGCCTGA